Proteins encoded together in one Thermococcus gammatolerans EJ3 window:
- a CDS encoding helix-turn-helix transcriptional regulator, which translates to MKNRLRELREAKGLTQEELAKALGVTRQTIIAIEKGKYDPSLRLAFKIARFFGLKIEDVFIYEGD; encoded by the coding sequence ATGAAGAACCGCCTGCGCGAGCTCAGGGAGGCGAAAGGGCTCACACAGGAGGAGCTCGCAAAAGCCTTGGGAGTTACGAGGCAGACGATTATTGCGATTGAAAAAGGGAAGTACGACCCCTCCCTAAGGCTGGCTTTCAAGATTGCCCGGTTCTTCGGCCTTAAAATTGAAGACGTGTTCATCTACGAGGGTGATTGA